A genomic segment from Polyangium mundeleinium encodes:
- a CDS encoding extracellular medium-chain-length polyhydroxyalkanoate depolymerase encodes MVRESWRFLVAAWMPLVVSTSGCTINVEPPGEGPQAASSSSGAGAGGSGVGGSGVGGSGGDGSGGDGSGGSGTAGGGSGVGGSGSGGSGGGAASRCTVSPQEVACPYETQSIPAQAGILRDVIWQVPFGTPPAKGFPVVLLFQGSLYGPPKMFKGAVDGPHGVYHLALTVKGLLDAGYAVLAPEAHAEGSTFWDTNVPPYSIAWSTAPDHAFMLSLFDSIADGLFGPLDASRMYATGISSGGYMTSRMAVSYQGKFRALAIHSASYATCSGPLCILPDALPADHPPTLFLHGEADLVVPVGTMEKYNARLVTEGKETRVVVEPGVGHDWLAAGPEEVVGWFDAHP; translated from the coding sequence ATGGTACGTGAATCTTGGCGATTTCTGGTGGCAGCCTGGATGCCGCTCGTTGTTTCCACGAGCGGATGCACGATCAATGTCGAGCCGCCCGGCGAAGGACCGCAGGCTGCGAGCTCGAGCAGCGGCGCCGGGGCAGGTGGTTCAGGTGTCGGCGGTTCGGGGGTTGGCGGCTCGGGCGGCGACGGCTCGGGTGGTGACGGTTCGGGCGGCAGCGGCACGGCGGGCGGCGGTTCGGGTGTCGGCGGTTCGGGGTCCGGGGGCTCGGGCGGCGGTGCCGCGTCGCGCTGTACCGTCTCGCCGCAAGAGGTCGCGTGTCCTTACGAAACGCAGAGCATCCCGGCGCAGGCGGGGATTCTGCGGGACGTCATCTGGCAGGTGCCGTTCGGAACGCCGCCCGCGAAGGGTTTTCCCGTGGTGCTCCTGTTCCAGGGGTCCCTTTATGGTCCCCCGAAGATGTTCAAGGGTGCAGTGGATGGCCCCCACGGGGTGTATCACCTGGCGCTCACCGTGAAGGGGCTCCTCGACGCGGGTTACGCCGTGCTCGCTCCGGAGGCGCATGCGGAGGGCTCGACGTTCTGGGATACGAACGTCCCCCCGTATTCGATTGCCTGGTCGACCGCGCCGGACCATGCGTTCATGCTTTCGTTGTTCGATTCGATTGCCGACGGCTTGTTCGGTCCGCTCGACGCATCGCGGATGTACGCGACCGGCATTTCGAGTGGTGGCTACATGACGAGCCGGATGGCCGTCAGCTACCAGGGAAAGTTCCGCGCGCTTGCGATCCACTCCGCGTCGTACGCGACGTGCAGCGGCCCGCTTTGCATCCTGCCCGACGCGCTGCCGGCGGATCACCCGCCGACGCTCTTCCTTCATGGCGAGGCTGATCTCGTCGTCCCTGTGGGCACGATGGAGAAGTACAACGCACGCCTCGTCACCGAGGGCAAGGAGACGCGTGTCGTCGTCGAGCCAGGTGTGGGACACGATTGGCTCGCGGCCGGCCCCGAAGAGGTTGTCGGCTGGTTCGACGCGCACCCATGA
- a CDS encoding LysM peptidoglycan-binding domain-containing protein, whose product MKSYVIRQGDYLAKVALRFGIAADEIWKHPKNGELRAKRKPNLLVPGDVLFVPEPARPTLPFQCGTTNRYKADVPRVPVRLTFHVGGKAIASEPYEVEGLGAPQTGESDASGKVTLQIPAHVREVRVRFTKKGMVFPIMIGDMEPIDEPSGVRKRLEHLGYMQGLEMFDADQRLRLALASFQRAAGLHVSEEADEATKEALVSAHGS is encoded by the coding sequence ATGAAGTCTTACGTCATTCGGCAGGGAGACTATCTCGCCAAAGTCGCGCTGCGTTTCGGCATCGCCGCCGACGAGATCTGGAAGCACCCGAAGAACGGCGAGCTCCGCGCAAAGCGCAAGCCGAACCTGCTGGTGCCCGGCGACGTCCTCTTCGTCCCGGAGCCCGCGCGGCCCACGCTCCCCTTTCAGTGTGGCACGACGAACCGGTACAAGGCCGACGTGCCCAGGGTCCCGGTGCGTCTCACGTTCCACGTGGGAGGCAAGGCCATCGCGAGTGAGCCTTACGAGGTCGAAGGGCTCGGGGCCCCGCAGACCGGCGAGAGTGACGCATCGGGCAAGGTGACCCTTCAGATCCCCGCGCATGTGCGCGAGGTCCGCGTGCGGTTCACGAAGAAGGGCATGGTTTTCCCGATCATGATCGGCGACATGGAGCCGATCGACGAGCCCTCCGGCGTCCGCAAGCGCCTCGAGCACCTCGGCTACATGCAGGGGCTCGAAATGTTCGATGCCGACCAACGCCTGCGGCTCGCGCTCGCCTCGTTTCAGCGAGCAGCGGGGTTACACGTCAGCGAGGAAGCCGACGAGGCGACGAAGGAAGCGCTCGTCTCGGCGCACGGGAGCTGA
- a CDS encoding TetR/AcrR family transcriptional regulator, which translates to MSSLRASRLRAAKAILPPSSVPEGTRRRILEVALRFFASEGFHGTSVRDMAKVLELQPSALYSHFPSKEHILSELVRVGYEVHASTLQAALRDASDDPIEQVCALARAHTLLHATYPHLAVVVNEEIFALTAELAAPALAIRAQSMALVLQILERGVAMGRFSIPDKAATASALSAIGVRIPSWYEPSEALPLEALADIHVELTLRMLRAERSPRGGRV; encoded by the coding sequence ATGAGTTCACTCCGGGCCTCACGATTGCGGGCTGCAAAGGCGATTCTTCCGCCGTCGTCCGTGCCCGAGGGCACGCGGCGACGGATTCTGGAGGTCGCCTTGCGGTTTTTCGCGAGCGAGGGCTTCCACGGCACCTCGGTCCGCGACATGGCCAAGGTGCTGGAGCTGCAGCCGAGCGCGCTGTATTCGCATTTCCCCTCCAAGGAGCACATCCTTTCGGAACTCGTCCGCGTGGGCTACGAGGTGCACGCATCGACGTTGCAGGCGGCGCTCCGCGACGCGAGCGACGATCCGATCGAGCAGGTATGTGCGCTCGCCCGTGCCCATACCCTCCTCCACGCGACGTATCCGCACCTGGCAGTGGTGGTCAATGAAGAGATTTTCGCGCTGACCGCCGAGCTGGCGGCGCCGGCGCTCGCGATTCGCGCACAGTCGATGGCGCTCGTCCTCCAGATCCTTGAACGAGGCGTGGCCATGGGGCGCTTTTCCATCCCTGACAAGGCGGCGACCGCATCGGCGCTCTCCGCGATCGGCGTGCGAATCCCCTCCTGGTACGAGCCGTCGGAGGCTCTTCCCCTCGAGGCGCTCGCCGACATCCACGTCGAGCTCACGCTCCGCATGCTGCGAGCCGAGAGGAGTCCGCGCGGCGGGCGTGTCTGA
- a CDS encoding alpha/beta fold hydrolase — translation MPHIHVDGCEIHYEVKGRGEVVLLLHGLGSSLLDWEMQIPALAERYTVVAVDMRGHGRSGKPPGPYRIATFAADVAQVMRALALGPAHVVGISMGGMIGFQLAVDHPSLVRSLVVVNSAPAFVPRTLRERLAVVQRIVALRVLGLPGFARKIAEKNLPRPDQEALRRKLAARLAQNDEAAYRAASYAILGWSVAERIGTIRCPVLVVTGDQDYTPVAAKEAYAARIPRARVAVVADSRHCTPIDQPEAFNQLLLDFLKEHATAPAEHGEVCHGT, via the coding sequence ATGCCGCACATACACGTCGATGGGTGTGAGATCCACTACGAGGTGAAGGGGCGGGGCGAGGTTGTGCTCCTCTTGCACGGCCTTGGTTCGAGCCTGCTCGATTGGGAAATGCAGATCCCCGCGCTCGCGGAGCGGTACACGGTCGTCGCCGTCGACATGCGTGGACATGGCCGCTCGGGGAAGCCGCCGGGCCCGTACCGGATCGCCACGTTTGCGGCCGACGTGGCGCAGGTGATGCGCGCGCTCGCGCTCGGCCCGGCGCACGTCGTCGGCATTTCGATGGGCGGCATGATCGGCTTCCAGCTCGCGGTCGACCACCCCTCGCTCGTCCGATCGCTCGTGGTGGTGAACAGCGCTCCGGCCTTCGTGCCGCGCACGCTCCGCGAGCGTTTGGCGGTCGTGCAACGAATCGTCGCGCTGCGCGTGCTCGGCCTGCCAGGGTTCGCGCGGAAGATCGCCGAGAAGAATCTCCCGCGCCCCGATCAGGAGGCGCTGCGGCGGAAGCTCGCCGCGCGCCTCGCGCAGAATGACGAGGCCGCGTATCGCGCCGCGTCCTACGCGATCCTCGGATGGAGCGTCGCCGAACGAATCGGCACGATTCGATGCCCGGTCCTCGTCGTCACGGGGGATCAGGACTACACCCCGGTCGCGGCCAAGGAAGCGTATGCCGCCCGGATCCCGCGTGCCCGCGTAGCCGTCGTCGCCGACTCGCGGCATTGCACGCCGATCGATCAACCGGAAGCGTTCAACCAGCTCTTGCTCGATTTCCTGAAGGAGCACGCGACGGCTCCGGCGGAACACGGGGAGGTTTGTCATGGTACGTGA
- a CDS encoding type VI secretion system Vgr family protein, giving the protein MSASASNERGAGSLDGGQALYRFMVHPFPLDHFTVHSFRGKETLSGLYSFDVVATAPEDAAGALERRALGQRALLLLRAGRASRVFHGVVAAVRQEGARGAHGVSQYRIRLVPRLWLLKHRRRSRIFQGKRVDEILAAVLKEAGVESRFNLQRTYAAREYCTQYEETDYRFLRRLAAEAGFFFRYSQRGKAVEEALAAASAVGVRAPGTPPSARERAVLAELFSGETILFADHAGAYAPIDDGNPVGAAIAAFALAGPTADVGGASIAVELPSPTLYYLSIQGTSTAAFDKVTRFEPERRVRTTAATYREYDPERPMTMLTAAEKSAPVDSPGGELAEPELEYFEHHSPLLFPKWRDASQEPPLILRQMRRDAHVAEGESFCPALGVGHRFRLEDHPVHDVNGEYAVTAVEHEGAASLQGQREVYRNRFSCVPASVVSCPPRPKRRSATVALTATVVGPPDVEIHTDRMGQIKVQFHWDREGQANEHSSCWVRTMQTWGGAGWGTQFIPRVGMEVVVTFEGGDPDKPMVLGCMYNGTHPPSFRLPEDKTRSGIRTQSSPGRGGFNELSFEDKKDQEQIYLRAQRDLDEVVERNHTLHVRVDEAIRVERDRDDAIGRDARLRVGGSVDERIAKDLATQVSGNRIDVTSGNVDSRVSGDRVARVEGQERHEVSGDANFAYMGDLTTRVQGCHTIVVGHHEAQRSLAVHVEGVTSLSSTGTTEIRTDKELILRCGKSSIRITESGIELDAPSLRVKGGSSKLSVSEDGLRMTSEHAYAQVLGDAILLKTDAGASFVMRNEVKVDGAQILLNSPERAKDPPVAEPEPPTILELVDKEGHPLAHQRYVLTLDDGTEISGVTDKDGKAVVEVKAPGKISFPELRGVEEA; this is encoded by the coding sequence ATGTCAGCAAGCGCATCGAACGAACGCGGCGCCGGCTCGCTCGACGGGGGGCAGGCATTGTATCGCTTCATGGTCCACCCCTTCCCGCTGGATCACTTCACGGTGCATTCGTTCCGCGGGAAGGAGACGCTCTCCGGCCTTTATTCGTTCGACGTCGTGGCGACCGCGCCGGAGGACGCCGCGGGCGCGCTCGAGCGACGCGCGCTCGGCCAGCGTGCGTTGCTCTTGCTGCGCGCGGGGAGGGCGTCACGGGTATTTCACGGGGTCGTCGCCGCTGTACGGCAAGAAGGGGCCCGCGGAGCCCACGGCGTTTCCCAGTACAGGATCCGCCTCGTTCCGCGGCTATGGCTGCTCAAGCACCGCCGCCGCTCGCGCATCTTCCAGGGCAAGCGCGTCGACGAGATCCTCGCAGCGGTCTTGAAGGAAGCGGGCGTCGAGTCGCGCTTCAACCTCCAGCGCACGTACGCCGCGCGCGAGTATTGCACGCAGTACGAGGAGACGGATTATCGCTTCCTCCGGCGGCTCGCCGCCGAGGCGGGCTTCTTCTTCCGCTATTCGCAGCGCGGAAAGGCCGTAGAGGAAGCCTTGGCTGCCGCGAGCGCCGTGGGCGTGCGAGCTCCGGGGACGCCGCCCAGCGCCCGCGAGCGGGCGGTGTTGGCGGAGCTTTTCTCCGGCGAGACGATCCTCTTTGCCGATCATGCAGGCGCCTATGCGCCTATTGACGATGGCAACCCGGTCGGCGCGGCGATCGCGGCGTTCGCGCTTGCCGGCCCGACGGCCGACGTGGGAGGGGCTTCGATCGCGGTGGAGCTTCCGAGCCCGACGCTTTATTACCTGTCGATCCAGGGCACGAGCACTGCGGCGTTCGACAAGGTGACGAGATTCGAGCCGGAGCGGCGCGTGCGCACGACCGCAGCCACGTACCGTGAATACGACCCCGAGCGGCCGATGACGATGCTCACGGCGGCCGAAAAAAGCGCGCCGGTGGATTCGCCCGGCGGGGAGCTCGCGGAGCCCGAGCTCGAATACTTCGAGCATCATTCCCCTTTACTCTTCCCGAAGTGGCGCGACGCCAGCCAGGAGCCGCCGCTGATATTGCGCCAGATGCGGCGGGATGCGCATGTCGCGGAGGGCGAAAGCTTCTGCCCTGCGCTGGGGGTCGGACACCGCTTCCGGCTGGAGGATCACCCTGTACACGACGTCAATGGCGAGTATGCAGTGACGGCCGTGGAGCATGAAGGGGCGGCATCCCTCCAGGGGCAGCGGGAGGTGTATCGCAATCGCTTCTCGTGCGTGCCTGCGAGCGTCGTCTCTTGCCCGCCGCGTCCGAAGCGACGGAGCGCGACCGTGGCGCTGACGGCCACGGTGGTAGGCCCTCCGGACGTCGAGATTCACACCGATCGCATGGGCCAGATCAAGGTGCAATTCCACTGGGATCGCGAGGGGCAGGCGAACGAGCACAGCTCGTGCTGGGTGCGCACGATGCAGACCTGGGGCGGGGCCGGCTGGGGCACGCAGTTCATTCCGCGCGTCGGGATGGAGGTGGTCGTGACGTTCGAGGGCGGCGACCCGGACAAACCCATGGTGCTCGGGTGCATGTACAATGGCACGCATCCGCCCTCGTTCCGGCTGCCGGAGGACAAGACGCGGAGCGGGATCCGCACGCAATCGTCCCCGGGCAGAGGTGGTTTCAACGAGCTGAGCTTCGAGGACAAGAAAGACCAGGAGCAGATCTATCTGCGCGCGCAGCGGGACCTCGACGAGGTGGTGGAACGCAACCACACCCTGCACGTGCGCGTGGACGAGGCGATCCGGGTGGAGCGTGACCGCGACGACGCCATTGGGCGAGACGCGCGGCTCCGGGTCGGTGGAAGCGTGGACGAGCGAATCGCGAAGGATCTCGCGACGCAGGTGTCGGGCAACCGCATCGATGTGACGAGCGGCAACGTGGATTCGCGGGTGTCGGGGGATCGGGTCGCGCGTGTCGAAGGGCAGGAGCGGCACGAGGTCTCAGGAGACGCGAATTTCGCGTACATGGGGGATCTCACCACGCGGGTCCAAGGCTGCCATACGATTGTGGTGGGCCATCATGAGGCGCAGCGCTCGCTCGCGGTCCACGTGGAGGGCGTGACCTCGCTTTCCAGCACGGGCACCACGGAGATCCGGACGGACAAGGAGCTGATTCTCCGGTGCGGGAAGAGCTCGATACGGATCACGGAGAGTGGGATCGAGCTCGATGCGCCCAGCCTGCGGGTGAAGGGCGGGTCGAGCAAGCTGTCCGTGTCCGAAGACGGTCTGCGAATGACGTCGGAGCACGCGTATGCGCAGGTCCTGGGGGATGCGATTCTCCTGAAGACCGACGCGGGGGCATCGTTCGTGATGCGCAACGAGGTGAAGGTGGACGGCGCGCAGATTCTCCTCAACTCGCCCGAAAGGGCGAAGGACCCCCCGGTGGCCGAGCCGGAACCGCCCACGATCCTCGAGCTCGTCGACAAGGAAGGCCACCCGCTCGCCCACCAGCGTTACGTGCTGACGCTCGACGACGGGACCGAGATCAGCGGGGTGACGGACAAGGACGGCAAAGCGGTGGTCGAGGTGAAGGCGCCGGGGAAGATTTCGTTCCCGGAGCTGCGTGGCGTCGAAGAGGCATGA
- a CDS encoding PAAR domain-containing protein: MPTPTPLPFAGTISEQVATTVFVQNKAAATEGSVARNQPAHVPPGGSFLKAPSNQARVSKGSTTVFLEDKPAARMGDPALTCNDPADAPNGTVVVIADACGPGTVFVGD, translated from the coding sequence GTGCCGACGCCGACGCCCCTGCCGTTCGCCGGAACCATCTCGGAGCAGGTTGCGACCACTGTCTTCGTGCAAAACAAGGCGGCGGCGACCGAAGGAAGCGTGGCACGCAACCAACCTGCGCACGTGCCTCCAGGGGGATCGTTCCTGAAAGCCCCTTCCAATCAGGCCCGTGTGTCCAAGGGGAGCACGACGGTGTTTCTCGAGGACAAGCCCGCGGCACGCATGGGGGATCCTGCTTTGACCTGCAACGACCCAGCGGATGCGCCGAACGGCACGGTGGTCGTCATCGCCGATGCATGCGGCCCGGGAACGGTCTTCGTTGGCGATTGA
- a CDS encoding choice-of-anchor J domain-containing protein — protein sequence MVSIGASCAVGELPVGEDAGSNEGGGGAGGSDLGPCGVDCSALETPQCTIAVCNIGQEIGPVNTCVVVPAPKGTACDDGKFCTSNDTCDSGSCVGGGTNQCGITPDPCSSVICYEDSKSCDVLPVNDGTACTPKDLCRINGVCKLGECLGEVKPCTFSPLSECNAVACDSATGKCVGTPDFTKDNKPCVLTGDPCMVNRTCAAGQCVGGAPKDCSALNVGCQRGVCDTMTGFCAPTPAAVGTFCLEGVAECQVGACDVKGVCVASLAADGSACNDYNSCTTADTCMAGACASGGPVADCVSYLHEGFETCPSDWTFGGDWECGKPSNVGPTAAYIGENVIATQVAGLYHVNQLFSTSVATSPAIDLTQAASPKLSFWAWDHTEGGTFDGWNLKVSTNGGQSFTDVTTVSPTYSLTIAGQAAWGGNHSAEGWQNYTADLSAYAGQSIRLRFAFRSDGAGVYPGVYIDEVVVAESLQIPLYITTTSPLTDVYSGMSYSAQVVKIGGTNNSEWSLKGGQNADWLTIGKTTGLLQGTPAAANVGPVTVTVRVEEPSLPSNFAEKTFTFNVKHDAYYTSFEGTCPDGWTLTGDWQCGVPTLVGPATAYLGTQCLATQLSTNYSDGQTWEGTTATSPDIDLTAAPSPTLTFRMWMDTEGSTYDGVHLEISNDGGMTYSVLNSVLPAYPLTIAGQPAWGGHQSAFGWQLMQADLSAYAGQIIRLRFAFRSDPTGNHPGVYLDDIFVD from the coding sequence GTGGTTTCGATCGGCGCAAGCTGCGCCGTGGGCGAACTCCCCGTCGGTGAAGATGCGGGCAGCAACGAAGGCGGCGGCGGCGCGGGCGGCAGTGATCTCGGGCCCTGCGGTGTGGACTGTTCAGCGCTCGAGACACCGCAGTGCACCATCGCCGTGTGCAACATCGGGCAGGAGATCGGCCCGGTCAACACCTGCGTCGTGGTCCCAGCCCCCAAGGGAACCGCGTGCGACGACGGGAAATTCTGCACCAGCAACGACACCTGCGACAGCGGCAGCTGCGTCGGCGGAGGCACGAACCAGTGCGGGATCACGCCTGATCCGTGCTCGTCGGTCATTTGCTACGAGGACTCGAAGTCCTGCGACGTCTTGCCGGTGAACGACGGCACGGCCTGCACCCCGAAGGACCTCTGCCGGATCAACGGCGTATGCAAGCTCGGCGAGTGCCTGGGCGAGGTCAAGCCCTGCACGTTCTCGCCGCTGAGCGAGTGCAACGCGGTGGCCTGCGATTCGGCCACGGGCAAGTGCGTGGGCACCCCCGACTTCACCAAGGACAACAAGCCCTGCGTGCTCACCGGAGACCCCTGCATGGTCAACCGGACATGCGCGGCCGGGCAATGCGTCGGCGGCGCCCCCAAGGATTGCTCGGCGCTCAACGTCGGGTGCCAGCGCGGCGTGTGCGACACCATGACCGGCTTCTGTGCCCCGACGCCCGCGGCGGTCGGGACCTTCTGCTTGGAGGGCGTCGCCGAGTGCCAGGTGGGCGCGTGCGACGTGAAGGGCGTCTGCGTCGCCTCGCTCGCGGCCGATGGCAGCGCGTGCAACGACTACAACTCCTGCACCACCGCGGACACCTGCATGGCCGGCGCTTGCGCGTCCGGCGGCCCGGTCGCGGACTGCGTGTCGTACCTCCACGAAGGCTTCGAAACCTGCCCGAGCGACTGGACCTTCGGCGGGGATTGGGAATGCGGCAAGCCCTCGAACGTGGGCCCGACCGCGGCCTACATCGGCGAGAATGTCATCGCCACGCAGGTCGCCGGCCTGTACCACGTCAACCAGCTCTTCAGCACCTCGGTCGCGACGTCGCCGGCCATCGACTTGACCCAGGCCGCCAGCCCGAAGCTTTCCTTCTGGGCGTGGGACCACACCGAGGGCGGCACCTTCGACGGCTGGAACCTGAAAGTCAGCACCAACGGCGGGCAGAGCTTCACGGACGTCACGACGGTGAGCCCGACCTACAGCCTGACCATCGCCGGCCAAGCCGCGTGGGGCGGGAATCACTCAGCGGAAGGCTGGCAGAACTACACGGCGGATCTTTCCGCCTACGCTGGGCAGTCGATCCGCCTGCGCTTCGCCTTCCGCAGCGACGGCGCCGGCGTGTACCCGGGTGTCTACATCGACGAGGTCGTCGTCGCCGAATCGCTGCAGATCCCGCTCTACATCACCACGACGTCGCCGCTCACGGACGTGTATTCGGGGATGAGCTACTCGGCTCAAGTCGTCAAAATCGGCGGCACGAACAACTCGGAGTGGAGCCTCAAAGGCGGCCAGAACGCAGATTGGCTTACGATCGGTAAGACAACCGGCCTGCTCCAAGGCACGCCTGCGGCAGCGAACGTGGGGCCGGTGACCGTCACCGTGCGCGTCGAGGAGCCGTCGTTGCCCTCGAATTTCGCGGAGAAGACGTTCACCTTCAACGTCAAGCACGACGCGTACTACACGAGCTTCGAGGGCACGTGCCCGGACGGCTGGACGCTGACCGGCGATTGGCAGTGCGGTGTCCCCACGCTCGTGGGCCCCGCGACGGCATACCTGGGAACGCAGTGCCTCGCCACGCAGCTCAGCACCAATTACAGCGACGGCCAGACGTGGGAGGGGACGACCGCCACCTCGCCCGACATCGACCTCACCGCCGCGCCGAGCCCGACCCTCACGTTCCGCATGTGGATGGATACCGAGGGCTCGACGTACGACGGTGTTCACCTGGAGATCAGCAACGACGGCGGGATGACGTACTCGGTCCTCAATAGCGTTTTGCCGGCATACCCGCTGACCATCGCCGGCCAGCCTGCGTGGGGTGGTCACCAGTCCGCGTTCGGCTGGCAGCTCATGCAAGCGGATCTCTCAGCCTATGCGGGCCAGATCATCCGCCTGCGGTTCGCTTTCCGGAGCGATCCCACCGGGAACCATCCCGGGGTTTATCTTGACGATATCTTCGTCGACTGA
- a CDS encoding vWA domain-containing protein, with amino-acid sequence MSRPARIHRHLFVCLAMASMAAAVWGGCSAAPVENTTGSNSASSSSSSGSGGAGGAGGTGGTGGDIDFDGGGGDDDSGACISTSAEARRIPLDIVFLIDQSGSMTGQKWNGTTAGLKTFFNDPASSGIGAGLVYFPTQEPYDCEPSHYALLDVPIAGLPGNAFELSNSMPFDATGIGTPTWGALKGALSAATAYQDTHPTHKVVVVLATDGDPLGCGSATIDDIALLAKSAREYNGVRTYVIGVAGSIINNLNKIAAAGGTTAAYDITQDISKFSAKMAEIRSEALGCDFEIPPPPNGQELDPNRVNFSYTPKGMGTPKIIPRADNLADCNELPGWYFDSNAGPTKIILCPASCATVQADSSAKVSVLFGCDSIIH; translated from the coding sequence ATGAGCCGACCTGCCAGGATTCATCGGCATCTTTTCGTGTGCCTCGCGATGGCCAGCATGGCCGCCGCCGTGTGGGGGGGCTGCTCCGCGGCGCCCGTGGAGAACACGACCGGGTCGAACAGCGCGAGCAGCAGCTCGTCGTCCGGAAGTGGCGGCGCGGGAGGCGCCGGGGGCACCGGGGGCACCGGAGGAGACATCGACTTCGATGGGGGTGGGGGCGACGACGACTCCGGCGCCTGCATCTCCACGAGCGCAGAAGCCCGCCGCATCCCGCTCGACATCGTCTTCCTAATCGACCAGTCGGGCAGCATGACGGGCCAGAAATGGAACGGGACCACGGCGGGCTTGAAGACGTTCTTCAACGATCCGGCGTCGTCCGGCATTGGCGCCGGCTTGGTCTACTTCCCGACCCAGGAGCCGTACGACTGCGAACCCTCGCATTACGCGCTCCTCGACGTGCCCATTGCCGGGCTGCCGGGGAACGCGTTCGAGTTGTCAAACTCGATGCCCTTCGACGCCACGGGGATCGGTACCCCCACCTGGGGCGCGCTCAAGGGGGCGCTCAGCGCGGCGACCGCCTACCAGGACACGCACCCGACGCACAAGGTCGTCGTCGTCCTCGCCACCGACGGCGATCCCCTCGGGTGCGGGTCGGCGACGATCGACGACATTGCATTGCTGGCCAAGAGCGCCCGCGAGTACAATGGTGTTCGCACCTATGTCATCGGCGTGGCCGGCTCGATCATCAACAATCTCAACAAGATCGCGGCGGCGGGCGGGACGACGGCGGCCTACGACATCACGCAGGACATCAGCAAGTTCTCCGCGAAGATGGCCGAGATTCGCAGCGAGGCGCTCGGCTGCGATTTCGAAATCCCGCCGCCGCCGAACGGCCAGGAGCTCGACCCGAACAGGGTGAACTTCAGCTACACGCCGAAAGGCATGGGCACGCCGAAGATCATCCCCCGCGCCGACAATCTCGCCGATTGCAACGAACTCCCCGGCTGGTACTTCGACAGCAATGCCGGCCCCACGAAGATCATCCTCTGCCCTGCGTCGTGCGCCACCGTGCAGGCCGACAGCAGCGCGAAGGTCTCCGTGCTCTTCGGCTGCGACTCGATCATCCATTGA